A single Verrucomicrobiia bacterium DNA region contains:
- a CDS encoding EamA family transporter, with translation MLAVTLWGGTNVGTKWLVGFWPPIFTGSTRFFFAGLLLLLVMRWTPWLGALTPRSREVNRSLWWRGGLSLALYTAVFNYALRFTSASHVALYLGTCSRLGVVMGSLC, from the coding sequence GTGTTGGCCGTCACGCTGTGGGGCGGCACCAACGTCGGGACGAAATGGTTGGTGGGATTCTGGCCGCCGATCTTCACCGGAAGCACCCGATTTTTCTTTGCGGGCCTCCTGCTGCTGCTGGTCATGCGTTGGACGCCGTGGCTGGGGGCTTTGACGCCCCGATCCCGCGAGGTAAATCGCTCCCTGTGGTGGCGGGGTGGATTGAGTCTTGCGCTCTACACGGCGGTCTTCAACTATGCGCTGCGGTTTACTTCGGCATCGCACGTGGCGTTGTATCTCGGCACGTGCTCCCGTTTGGGCGTTGTTATGGGAAGCTTATGCTGA
- the pgm gene encoding phosphoglucomutase (alpha-D-glucose-1,6-bisphosphate-dependent), whose product MATNALAGQPAPANLLMDVAQLERDYHERKPDVTNPNQLVSFGTSGHRGSPFHGTFTETHILAITQAICEYRKRHDISGPLYLGKDTHAASTWAERTALEVLAANEVDVFVQQNDGFTPTPSISHAILTYNRGRANGLADGIVITPSHNPPEDGGFKYNPPNGGPADTDITTWVQNRANEILRGNNREVRRLTVAAVRRAENVHQFDFITPYVSTLAEVIDLAAIHRAGVRIGIDPLGGAALAYWQPVIEAYGLNITVVNTKVDPQFGFMTVDHDGKIRMDCSSPDAMAGLVKLKDKFDVAFGNDPDSDRHGIVTPTSGLLNPNHYLAVAIDYLLTHRPHWKKTSAIGKTLVSSGIIDRVVAARERRLMEVPVGFKWFAPGLADGSVCFGGEESAGASFLRHDGRVWSTDKDGLILGLLAAEICATTGKDPGEHYNELTRKFGAPSYRRIDVPTTPEQKRAFKKLTPDAVTTSTLAGEAITQKLTRAPGNQAEIGGLKVCAENGWFAARPSGTENIYKIYAESFKGGTHLESIIAEAQQILDLALR is encoded by the coding sequence ATGGCAACCAACGCGCTTGCGGGTCAACCGGCTCCCGCCAACTTACTCATGGACGTCGCTCAACTGGAACGCGATTACCATGAGCGGAAACCTGACGTAACGAACCCCAATCAGCTCGTTAGCTTCGGCACAAGCGGGCATCGCGGTTCGCCGTTTCATGGCACGTTCACGGAAACGCATATCCTCGCGATCACTCAAGCCATTTGCGAGTATCGGAAGCGCCACGACATCAGCGGGCCGCTCTACCTGGGTAAAGATACGCACGCGGCCTCGACCTGGGCTGAACGCACGGCATTGGAAGTATTGGCGGCCAATGAGGTGGACGTTTTTGTTCAGCAGAATGACGGATTCACTCCCACGCCATCCATCTCCCACGCCATTTTGACCTATAACCGGGGACGCGCGAACGGTTTGGCGGATGGCATTGTGATTACTCCTTCGCACAACCCGCCGGAAGACGGCGGGTTCAAATACAATCCTCCCAACGGCGGCCCGGCGGATACAGACATCACGACTTGGGTGCAGAACCGGGCCAATGAAATCCTGCGCGGCAACAACCGGGAAGTGCGGCGACTGACGGTGGCAGCGGTCCGGCGCGCGGAGAATGTGCATCAGTTTGATTTCATCACTCCGTACGTCAGCACATTGGCGGAAGTCATTGACCTGGCGGCGATCCACCGCGCGGGGGTGCGCATTGGAATAGATCCACTTGGCGGCGCGGCGCTGGCCTACTGGCAACCGGTAATCGAGGCGTATGGATTAAACATCACGGTGGTGAATACCAAGGTGGACCCGCAATTCGGCTTCATGACCGTGGATCACGACGGCAAAATCCGCATGGACTGCTCCAGCCCGGACGCCATGGCTGGACTGGTGAAATTAAAAGACAAATTCGATGTAGCGTTCGGCAACGACCCCGATTCCGATCGGCACGGCATCGTCACTCCAACCAGTGGCTTGCTGAACCCCAATCATTATCTTGCGGTCGCGATAGATTACCTGCTGACGCATCGCCCGCACTGGAAGAAGACGTCGGCCATTGGCAAGACGCTGGTCAGCAGCGGCATTATAGATCGCGTGGTCGCAGCGCGAGAGCGGCGGCTCATGGAAGTGCCCGTTGGTTTCAAGTGGTTTGCCCCCGGACTGGCGGACGGGTCGGTATGCTTTGGCGGTGAAGAAAGCGCCGGCGCAAGTTTCCTGCGCCACGATGGACGCGTCTGGAGCACGGATAAAGATGGGTTGATCCTCGGCCTGCTGGCAGCTGAGATTTGCGCAACGACCGGCAAAGACCCGGGCGAACACTACAATGAACTGACCCGCAAATTTGGCGCGCCAAGTTACCGACGCATTGACGTGCCGACGACGCCGGAGCAAAAACGCGCGTTCAAAAAACTGACGCCAGATGCGGTGACCACGAGCACACTGGCCGGAGAAGCCATCACTCAAAAACTGACCCGCGCCCCCGGCAATCAGGCAGAAATCGGCGGTTTGAAAGTTTGCGCTGAAAATGGATGGTTCGCGGCGCGTCCCTCGGGCACGGAAAACATTTACAAAATATACGCGGAAAGTTTCAAGGGCGGCACGCATCTCGAAAGCATTATTGCCGAGGCGCAGCAGATACTCGATCTCGCCTTGCGTTGA
- a CDS encoding TIGR03790 family protein — MVIVGLVVLALRAFAGGSGLNTFVVVNQNSTNSVELGNYYCERRGVPAQNLLRINWPGGNTTWTRSEFESALRAPLLNALADRRLTNQIEYLVLCMDLPYQVTETTGNPVTSGVNSTTSVLFYGFHPDGCINCPGGLPSCNLPTETTNRYAGSEGIFRYTPPINPNSNSWLAFLLTAPDLARAKAVVDLGVAADGSLPTQPVFLTKSSDKIRNLRYLQADDVVFNTRIDGNRPIVQTNTSSPLGLGAMSGLQIGKQVFTVTDLEAAPGAMIDNLTSYGGILFNYTEHTTAMDFIRHGATASYGTIVEPCAYAEKFPAAQNYFYQARGFSIAEGYYQSVTNPYQGILVGEPLAAPFAVPGSGNWIGLPDEAPLHGDTNLTLHLESPTWARPFQQVDLFVDGNWFTTVSHLLPQAGNRLSTTINNIPVHYEVPPEATIQSVVTGLVAQLNAVTNSTKVRAVAHGDRVELQSLNLNASGSNVTISVGSAQKAEEPLTTFIRASRSTFLDTAAVGLLQFEVMGQVVEEDYLGLTVTLTNGATTTITLTNQAPPSGNSVADLQTLVQNLITGINTHPALTGPDGVQAEDLVVMMNGNIPYAQFNLRARHHGWPAAQIQAQLLGTFTLHPETSKRLEDNLNDLRPRNHLYLTAGLTNWNLIVPLNTQPLPDGNHELLAVAYEGSHVRTQTRATQNIRVTNNDWAATLTPLLGGSTTALEATLEFGVAVNTNEVAMIELFSTGGSLGVVQNSNQATFSVAAVDLGIGLHPIHALVTRTDGTQFRTETFWTRIVGREMPFTLTVTEPFPTITWPAAAGRTYQILTTTNLNQPFAARATVTPTNALGQWFDTAVLNQQRFYLVKTP, encoded by the coding sequence ATGGTGATCGTAGGACTTGTTGTCTTGGCGCTGCGCGCCTTCGCCGGCGGGAGCGGCTTGAACACATTCGTGGTGGTTAATCAGAACAGCACAAACTCCGTCGAGCTGGGAAATTATTATTGTGAGCGGCGAGGCGTGCCCGCACAGAATCTATTGCGGATCAATTGGCCGGGTGGCAACACCACTTGGACGCGGTCGGAGTTTGAAAGCGCTTTACGCGCACCGCTGCTCAATGCGCTGGCTGACCGGCGGTTGACCAATCAAATTGAGTATCTCGTCCTGTGCATGGACCTTCCGTATCAGGTGACGGAGACCACGGGAAATCCGGTCACTAGCGGCGTGAACAGCACCACGTCGGTTTTATTTTATGGGTTTCATCCGGATGGCTGCATCAATTGCCCTGGAGGGTTGCCCTCGTGCAATCTGCCGACGGAAACCACTAATCGTTACGCGGGCAGTGAAGGGATTTTCCGATACACGCCGCCAATCAACCCGAATAGCAATTCCTGGCTGGCGTTTTTATTAACCGCTCCCGATCTCGCCCGCGCCAAGGCGGTGGTGGACTTGGGAGTGGCGGCGGATGGTTCGCTGCCGACGCAACCGGTTTTCCTGACCAAAAGTTCGGACAAAATCCGCAACCTGCGCTACCTCCAGGCGGATGACGTTGTTTTCAACACCCGAATTGATGGCAATCGCCCGATTGTGCAGACCAATACTTCGAGTCCCCTGGGATTGGGGGCAATGTCCGGTTTGCAGATTGGCAAACAAGTGTTCACGGTGACCGATCTGGAGGCAGCGCCCGGAGCAATGATTGATAACCTCACGTCCTACGGCGGGATTCTTTTTAATTATACGGAACACACCACCGCGATGGATTTTATCCGGCACGGCGCCACGGCCAGTTACGGCACGATCGTTGAGCCGTGCGCCTACGCGGAAAAATTTCCAGCCGCGCAAAACTATTTTTATCAAGCGCGCGGATTTTCCATCGCGGAAGGTTATTACCAGAGCGTGACCAACCCTTATCAGGGCATTCTGGTTGGCGAACCGCTGGCGGCGCCCTTCGCCGTTCCCGGATCGGGAAATTGGATTGGGCTGCCGGATGAAGCTCCGCTGCACGGCGATACCAATCTGACACTGCATCTGGAGTCACCGACGTGGGCGCGGCCTTTCCAGCAGGTGGATTTGTTTGTGGACGGCAACTGGTTTACGACGGTGAGCCACCTCTTGCCGCAAGCCGGCAATCGCCTTTCGACCACCATCAATAATATTCCGGTGCATTACGAAGTTCCGCCCGAGGCGACAATTCAATCCGTGGTCACGGGATTGGTTGCGCAGTTAAATGCCGTCACCAATTCGACCAAGGTTCGAGCGGTGGCGCACGGAGATCGAGTCGAATTACAAAGTTTGAATCTCAACGCCAGCGGTTCGAACGTGACGATCAGCGTGGGCAGCGCGCAAAAAGCTGAAGAACCTCTCACCACGTTTATCCGCGCCAGTCGCAGCACCTTTTTGGATACCGCCGCGGTGGGGTTGCTGCAATTCGAGGTGATGGGGCAGGTCGTGGAGGAGGACTACCTGGGATTGACCGTCACGCTTACAAACGGCGCCACCACTACAATTACGTTGACCAATCAAGCGCCTCCCAGCGGGAATTCGGTCGCCGATCTGCAAACCTTGGTGCAAAATTTAATTACTGGGATCAACACCCATCCGGCGCTGACTGGGCCGGATGGTGTGCAAGCGGAAGACTTGGTGGTCATGATGAACGGTAACATTCCTTACGCGCAATTCAATCTGCGCGCGCGGCATCACGGGTGGCCTGCGGCACAAATTCAGGCGCAGTTGCTGGGGACATTCACTCTGCATCCGGAGACATCCAAACGACTGGAGGATAATCTCAACGATCTGCGACCGCGCAATCATCTGTACCTCACCGCCGGACTGACCAATTGGAATTTAATTGTTCCGCTGAATACCCAACCGTTGCCGGATGGCAACCATGAACTGCTGGCGGTGGCTTACGAAGGCAGTCACGTGCGGACACAGACGCGCGCGACACAAAACATCCGCGTGACGAATAATGACTGGGCGGCAACCCTGACCCCGCTGCTCGGCGGCAGCACGACGGCGTTGGAAGCGACGCTGGAATTTGGGGTGGCAGTGAACACCAACGAGGTGGCCATGATTGAACTATTTAGCACGGGCGGTTCGCTTGGCGTTGTTCAAAATTCAAATCAGGCGACTTTTTCGGTTGCCGCGGTTGATCTGGGCATCGGGTTACATCCAATCCATGCCCTGGTCACGCGAACTGACGGAACGCAATTCCGCACTGAAACCTTTTGGACGCGGATTGTCGGGCGCGAAATGCCGTTCACTTTGACCGTAACCGAGCCGTTCCCAACCATCACCTGGCCTGCGGCTGCCGGTCGAACGTATCAAATTCTTACCACCACCAATCTGAACCAGCCTTTTGCTGCGCGGGCGACGGTTACTCCCACGAATGCGCTCGGGCAGTGGTTCGATACGGCGGTCTTGAACCAACAACGATTTTATTTGGTTAAAACGCCTTGA
- a CDS encoding S8 family serine peptidase, which produces MTVTSNHTQSLTGLAALSPRLSLDPARADGNNVVVAFVDTTLQPLGPLEQFVKERISVAGEAALNDGVPTHATAMVSDFYQVIESSGNGSTSVRVISVDVFGATGSANTFNVALGLITAGNQSPYLINASLGGYGDSPVLRDAVQQLSQHNIPVFAAIGNDASTTPFYPAAYPEVISVTALQRSGELANYANRGTVADLAAPGMVVFGYNGLVFGSQGTSVSSASAAGVAAGIAAATGDPWSKIISTLQKTLAVPGAGK; this is translated from the coding sequence TTGACCGTCACTTCCAATCACACCCAATCGTTGACGGGACTGGCCGCGCTATCGCCGCGCTTGAGTTTGGACCCGGCGCGAGCAGACGGCAACAACGTGGTGGTGGCGTTTGTGGATACGACATTGCAACCACTCGGACCGCTGGAACAATTTGTGAAAGAGCGCATCTCCGTAGCCGGTGAGGCCGCGTTGAATGATGGCGTGCCGACCCACGCCACCGCGATGGTGAGCGATTTTTATCAAGTCATCGAAAGTTCAGGTAACGGCAGCACTTCGGTGCGCGTCATTTCGGTGGATGTGTTCGGCGCAACCGGGTCAGCCAATACCTTTAACGTCGCGTTGGGATTGATCACCGCTGGAAATCAAAGCCCCTACCTGATTAATGCCAGCCTGGGCGGCTATGGTGACAGCCCCGTTTTGCGAGATGCCGTGCAACAATTATCGCAGCATAACATTCCGGTTTTCGCGGCGATCGGGAACGATGCGAGCACCACCCCGTTTTATCCAGCGGCCTATCCGGAAGTTATCTCCGTAACCGCGCTTCAGCGGAGCGGGGAATTGGCGAATTACGCCAACCGGGGAACTGTCGCCGACCTGGCGGCTCCCGGAATGGTTGTTTTTGGCTATAACGGATTGGTTTTTGGCTCGCAAGGAACCTCTGTGTCGTCGGCTTCTGCCGCCGGCGTGGCGGCGGGAATAGCGGCGGCCACCGGCGATCCGTGGAGTAAAATTATTTCGACGTTGCAGAAAACGTTGGCGGTACCGGGGGCAGGGAAATAG
- a CDS encoding YggS family pyridoxal phosphate-dependent enzyme produces the protein MSLSENLVLIRSRIQEACRRSGRATGSVQLLAVSKTHPAETIREAVAAGLVCFGENKVQEAKAKIPNSPRQAHWHLIGHLQSNKCRDAVELFEMIQSVDRLALAQEINKRAEQLGKTTPILLEVNVAGESSKFGYQPGQLLADLKAINALPRLELHGLMAIPPFTPVAEKSRPHFRKLRELKQRVEAELGAPLPHLSMGMSGDFEVAIEEGATIVRIGTALFGERRALRIAAT, from the coding sequence GTGAGTTTGAGTGAAAATCTGGTTTTGATCCGATCTCGCATTCAGGAAGCCTGTCGCCGATCGGGACGCGCCACGGGCTCCGTCCAGTTGCTGGCGGTGTCCAAAACCCATCCGGCTGAAACGATCCGGGAAGCGGTGGCGGCGGGCTTGGTTTGCTTTGGCGAGAATAAAGTCCAGGAAGCAAAAGCGAAAATTCCGAATTCGCCGCGCCAGGCGCACTGGCATTTGATTGGTCATTTGCAATCGAACAAATGCCGCGACGCCGTGGAGCTGTTTGAAATGATTCAAAGCGTGGACCGCCTGGCGCTCGCCCAGGAAATCAACAAACGCGCCGAGCAACTGGGCAAGACGACGCCCATTCTGCTCGAGGTGAACGTCGCGGGTGAGAGCAGCAAGTTCGGATATCAACCCGGACAGTTGTTGGCCGACCTGAAAGCCATCAACGCCCTGCCCCGCCTCGAGCTTCACGGTTTGATGGCCATTCCGCCTTTCACTCCCGTCGCTGAAAAATCGCGACCGCACTTTCGCAAATTGCGCGAACTCAAACAACGAGTGGAAGCGGAACTGGGCGCGCCGCTGCCGCACTTGAGCATGGGCATGAGCGGCGATTTTGAAGTCGCCATCGAGGAGGGCGCCACCATCGTGCGCATCGGTACGGCGTTGTTCGGCGAACGCCGGGCGCTGCGGATCGCCGCCACTTGA
- a CDS encoding UPF0236 family protein, with product MEVQETQWRLGRRGRLLRPFCQRARVNPRGRSRRLQRALVDFGAEESFARAAQRVREHYGLDVTATAVRQHTLAHGARISALAVTPPKRAVRTLVTQLDGSLIPIMVPPTHSEDRRCGKQLIWREARLCLARPKDSATPCYGATLGSVTLAGAMWRATAQAAGLGARTHVHGVGDGAAWILTQFQEQFGAQGDYLLDFYHVSEYLAAAATVIHPKNPERWRRRQQSRLLENKVSAVLRALTAHLEPEGVPTAPVRAAYRYLSERRAHLDYAGARTAGLEIGSGEIESGHRHVIQQRLKLAGSWWKETNAEAMLGLRVARANQLWSRYWSTPKLGLN from the coding sequence GTGGAAGTCCAGGAGACGCAATGGCGGCTGGGCCGGCGCGGCCGGTTGTTGCGCCCCTTCTGCCAACGGGCCAGGGTGAATCCGCGCGGCCGTTCGCGGCGGTTGCAACGGGCGCTGGTGGATTTCGGGGCCGAGGAAAGTTTTGCCCGCGCCGCTCAACGCGTGCGGGAACACTACGGGCTGGACGTGACGGCCACAGCGGTGCGCCAGCACACCTTGGCGCACGGGGCGCGGATCAGCGCCTTGGCCGTCACGCCGCCCAAACGCGCGGTCCGCACGCTGGTCACGCAACTGGACGGCAGTCTGATTCCCATCATGGTGCCGCCCACCCACAGCGAAGATCGTCGCTGCGGCAAACAACTCATCTGGCGCGAAGCGCGTTTGTGTCTGGCTCGGCCCAAAGACTCGGCCACGCCCTGCTACGGCGCCACCTTGGGCAGCGTGACGCTGGCTGGCGCGATGTGGCGGGCCACGGCCCAAGCCGCCGGGCTGGGCGCACGCACGCACGTCCATGGGGTGGGCGACGGGGCGGCCTGGATTCTCACCCAGTTCCAGGAACAGTTCGGCGCGCAAGGTGATTACTTGTTGGACTTCTACCACGTGAGCGAATACCTCGCGGCGGCCGCGACGGTGATTCACCCCAAAAATCCCGAACGCTGGCGCCGCCGCCAACAAAGCCGGTTGCTGGAAAACAAGGTGTCGGCCGTGCTGCGGGCGTTGACTGCGCACCTCGAACCCGAAGGCGTGCCGACCGCGCCCGTGCGGGCGGCGTACCGCTACTTGAGCGAACGGCGGGCGCATCTGGACTATGCGGGCGCACGGACGGCGGGACTGGAGATCGGCTCCGGCGAGATTGAAAGCGGCCATCGGCATGTGATTCAACAACGGCTCAAACTGGCGGGCAGTTGGTGGAAGGAAACCAACGCCGAAGCCATGCTAGGCCTACGCGTGGCCCGCGCCAACCAACTCTGGTCGCGCTACTGGTCCACGCCAAAACTCGGCCTCAATTGA
- a CDS encoding family 10 glycosylhydrolase: MKLRFSRIQFFPALLGGVVLLALASSNGVSQSTSSPPPPRREFRGAWVASVGNIDWPSKPGLPVAEQKAELLALLNQAAQLKMNAIILQVRPACDALYASKLEPWSEYLTGQMGRPPAPFYDPLAFAVTEAHRRGLELHAWFNPYRAHHFNAFSPVASTHISKTHPELVRKYGRYLWLDPGEPAVRDYSLNVVLDVVKRYDVDGVHFDDYFYPYEEKDARGNNLPFPDEASWQKYGVRSGLSRDDWRRENVNQFVKRVNESIKATKPWVKFGVSPFGIWRPGHPPSIKGFDAYARLYADARQWLMNGWLDYFAPQLYWSINAPEQSFPILLDWWNQQNPRQRHIWPGLNTTKTAREWPAEEILAQIGLAAKQPVSAGHIHWNMKSLMKNNDLKTKLARTSYAEPALIPAVPWLGGAEPQPPTLNINERQPGRVSWSHGDNSTPALWVVQARRNQRWRTEIFPGGVRSADVKSPEVEAIAVTAVSRTGKLSRPAVRNLHTAK; encoded by the coding sequence GTGAAACTCCGTTTTTCCAGGATACAATTCTTCCCAGCCTTGCTTGGCGGAGTCGTCCTGCTGGCGCTGGCGTCTTCAAACGGCGTCTCGCAATCAACGTCATCACCACCACCGCCACGGCGCGAATTTCGCGGCGCCTGGGTGGCCAGCGTTGGCAACATTGACTGGCCGTCCAAGCCCGGATTGCCGGTCGCCGAGCAAAAGGCGGAGTTGCTGGCCCTGCTGAACCAGGCGGCGCAACTGAAAATGAACGCGATCATCCTGCAAGTGCGCCCGGCTTGCGATGCGTTGTACGCCTCAAAATTGGAGCCGTGGTCGGAATATCTCACCGGTCAGATGGGCCGCCCGCCCGCGCCCTTCTACGACCCGCTGGCGTTCGCGGTGACCGAGGCTCACCGGCGCGGCTTGGAATTGCACGCTTGGTTTAATCCCTATCGCGCGCATCATTTCAATGCGTTCTCCCCCGTCGCATCCACTCACATCAGCAAAACGCATCCTGAGTTGGTGCGCAAATATGGCCGCTACCTCTGGCTGGACCCCGGCGAGCCGGCGGTGCGGGATTATTCGCTCAACGTCGTGCTGGACGTCGTCAAGCGCTACGACGTGGATGGCGTTCACTTCGATGATTATTTCTATCCGTACGAGGAAAAGGATGCGCGCGGCAATAATTTACCCTTCCCGGACGAAGCAAGCTGGCAAAAGTATGGAGTCCGCAGCGGGTTGAGCCGTGATGATTGGCGACGTGAAAACGTCAATCAGTTCGTCAAGCGCGTCAACGAGTCCATCAAGGCGACCAAGCCGTGGGTAAAATTCGGAGTCAGCCCTTTCGGAATCTGGCGGCCCGGTCATCCGCCTTCCATCAAGGGTTTTGACGCGTATGCCCGCCTCTACGCCGACGCGCGCCAATGGTTGATGAACGGCTGGTTGGACTATTTTGCGCCGCAACTCTATTGGAGCATCAACGCCCCGGAACAGAGTTTCCCAATTTTGCTGGATTGGTGGAATCAACAAAATCCCCGGCAACGCCACATCTGGCCGGGCCTGAATACCACCAAGACCGCGCGGGAATGGCCTGCGGAGGAAATTCTGGCGCAAATTGGTTTGGCGGCGAAACAACCGGTCAGTGCGGGGCACATTCATTGGAACATGAAAAGCCTCATGAAGAACAACGACCTGAAAACCAAGCTGGCGCGGACGAGTTACGCTGAGCCAGCCCTGATTCCAGCCGTGCCCTGGTTGGGTGGCGCCGAACCACAACCACCGACTTTGAACATTAACGAGCGCCAGCCGGGCCGGGTAAGCTGGAGCCACGGTGACAATTCCACGCCAGCATTATGGGTGGTTCAAGCCCGACGCAATCAACGCTGGCGCACGGAGATTTTTCCCGGCGGAGTTCGCTCTGCCGACGTCAAGTCGCCAGAGGTTGAGGCCATTGCCGTCACGGCGGTGAGCCGGACCGGCAAACTCAGCCGACCCGCGGTTCGCAACCTCCACACCGCCAAATAA
- a CDS encoding DMT family transporter, with translation MAALLAVSGVVVLLWPSLVGSSFHVSLPGELLGIIASVLWTNYGWQSRRFSAGLHSVEISAHTMWRAGLLLLPIALGEVMPRRLPVTASLLGVQSFCILAGGALAYALWNRALTHWPTGRVLLFNNLIPVTTMLWAYFCLGEPITPTFLGALGLIGAGVLLGQGKFRFGGDHRSDANPQH, from the coding sequence ATGGCCGCCTTGCTCGCGGTCAGCGGTGTGGTGGTGTTGCTCTGGCCTTCGCTGGTCGGCAGCAGCTTCCACGTCAGCCTGCCGGGAGAACTGCTCGGCATCATTGCCAGTGTGCTTTGGACCAATTACGGGTGGCAAAGTCGCAGATTTTCCGCCGGCCTGCACAGCGTCGAAATCTCCGCCCACACGATGTGGCGGGCGGGACTGTTGTTGCTACCGATTGCTCTGGGAGAAGTGATGCCCCGGCGACTGCCCGTGACCGCGTCGCTGCTCGGAGTGCAGAGTTTTTGCATTCTGGCTGGCGGCGCGCTGGCTTACGCGTTGTGGAATCGAGCTTTAACGCACTGGCCAACCGGCCGCGTTTTGTTGTTCAACAACTTGATTCCCGTAACGACCATGCTCTGGGCCTATTTTTGTTTGGGCGAACCAATTACCCCGACCTTTCTCGGCGCTCTCGGATTGATCGGAGCGGGGGTGTTATTGGGCCAGGGCAAATTCCGGTTTGGCGGGGACCACCGTTCGGACGCGAACCCGCAACATTAA
- a CDS encoding Gfo/Idh/MocA family oxidoreductase yields the protein MMHIKPTTTETIGQSLTRRSFLKRSAATAGVLSVAPFNILTAANAGDQIRCVQIGCGSRGMSHLNAVLKENIVALVDVDEKRHAVAKKLLQGKNHDPEKIKTFTDYRRMFDALGKDFDAVFIASPNHHHALPSLIAMQLGKHVYCEKPVCHDIGEARAMRAMAARTKVATQMGTQGHCEDGYRKLCEYIWSGVIGKVTETHSWTDRSNGGVGPRPPTEPVPEGMNWDAWIGPAPYRDFHGDLHPHEWHGWYDFGNGSIGNMGCHVLDGVYWALKVQHPTSIEVEQLRGGSDERYPTGSRVRWDIPARGEMPALKAYWYEGLNPSTQGAADGVLRTAKGANRYLPQHLLELIKKYPDEELDSGDSGSIYIGEKGVIYTGTYGNRMHLVPYAKMKETPEPPQMLPRPKGVFVDFLDAIRAGKTETASNFDYGTQLTEFVLLANLAMHAGAGNKVMWDGPGMKVTNIPELNAWVTRKNRAGWNA from the coding sequence ATGATGCATATCAAGCCCACCACTACGGAGACCATCGGTCAGTCACTAACGCGCCGTTCATTTCTTAAGCGCTCGGCGGCCACCGCCGGAGTCTTGTCGGTCGCGCCGTTCAACATTCTCACGGCGGCCAATGCCGGCGACCAGATCCGCTGCGTGCAAATCGGCTGCGGTTCGCGCGGCATGTCGCATCTCAACGCGGTGTTGAAGGAGAACATCGTGGCCCTGGTGGACGTGGATGAAAAACGCCATGCGGTGGCCAAAAAATTATTGCAGGGGAAAAATCACGATCCGGAGAAAATCAAAACCTTCACGGATTACCGTCGAATGTTTGATGCGCTCGGCAAGGATTTTGACGCCGTGTTCATCGCCAGTCCGAACCATCATCACGCCCTGCCGTCCCTGATCGCCATGCAACTGGGCAAGCACGTGTATTGCGAGAAACCGGTCTGCCACGACATTGGCGAAGCGCGGGCGATGCGCGCCATGGCGGCGCGAACGAAAGTCGCGACGCAGATGGGCACACAAGGCCATTGCGAGGATGGCTACCGCAAATTATGCGAGTACATCTGGAGCGGAGTGATTGGTAAAGTTACGGAAACGCACAGTTGGACCGATCGCTCCAATGGCGGCGTCGGCCCGCGTCCCCCCACAGAACCCGTTCCCGAAGGAATGAATTGGGACGCCTGGATCGGGCCGGCCCCCTATCGTGATTTTCACGGTGATCTGCATCCGCACGAATGGCACGGGTGGTATGACTTCGGCAATGGTTCGATTGGCAACATGGGCTGCCACGTTTTGGACGGCGTCTATTGGGCGTTGAAGGTGCAGCATCCCACCAGCATTGAAGTCGAACAACTGCGCGGCGGCAGTGACGAGCGTTACCCCACCGGTTCGCGAGTGCGTTGGGACATCCCGGCGCGCGGCGAGATGCCCGCGCTCAAGGCGTATTGGTATGAGGGACTGAACCCTTCCACTCAGGGCGCGGCCGACGGGGTGTTGCGCACCGCCAAAGGAGCGAACCGCTATCTGCCCCAACACCTGTTGGAGTTGATTAAAAAGTATCCCGATGAGGAGCTTGATAGTGGCGACAGCGGCAGCATTTACATTGGAGAGAAAGGCGTTATTTACACCGGCACCTACGGCAATCGCATGCACCTTGTGCCCTATGCGAAAATGAAGGAAACCCCGGAGCCGCCCCAGATGCTGCCGCGTCCGAAAGGAGTATTCGTGGATTTCCTGGATGCCATCAGGGCCGGTAAGACTGAAACTGCGTCCAACTTCGATTACGGGACTCAACTAACGGAATTTGTTTTGTTGGCCAATCTCGCGATGCACGCGGGTGCGGGCAACAAGGTGATGTGGGACGGTCCGGGAATGAAAGTTACCAACATCCCTGAGTTGAACGCGTGGGTAACCCGAAAAAATCGCGCGGGCTGGAACGCTTGA